The Nitrospinota bacterium DNA window TAGCTCAGTCGGGAGAGCGCCACGTTCGCAACGTGGAGGTCGTGGGTTCGATTCCCATCTGCTCCACCATTCTTCATTTAGAGATCTAAGGTCTTCCAAGCAAGAAGCGACCTTCTGGCCTCATCTGGCGTCTCCGACTTCAAGGCCGCTTTTTAGGGGATAATGGAGGCCGCATACCGTTACAGCTTCAAGTGGGCTACCGGGCCCACCCGATTCACAACCATTGCAACCGGTTAGCGGAGCGGAACTTTATCTTACCGGAGAGCCTAAAGGCGCCAAGGAGGTTGGCCTAGTTCATTAAGACTTCTTAAGACCTGCCAGAACATGAAATGTCCTAACCTTTGTCCATCGATAGTTTATTTGACGGCAGAAATCAAAAAGCGAGTCATTTCTTCCCACGTCATGAGCTAATAACATTCCGTTGCTTTTTAAAACAGGCCATGCGCTGGTGAATTCAAACATCATGTTTTCGTAGGAATGATCGCTGTCATGAAGAAAAATATCAATCGGGCTAACTTCTTGAAGGAGTGGGTCTAAAATATCTTCTGAGGTACCAAGCAGCAGGTTCCAGCGACTTCTGAGGTCGTCTTGGACTATCCATCCACTAGATTGTTTTTCGTCAGGCAAGTCTATCGAGTGCAGAACCCCTTTCCCGTTCTTTTCCATGGCCTTGAGGATAAACGCTGATGATTTCCCAGCCCCCACTCCCGTCTCAACAACCACATCTGGTTTCATGAGACGAACTACAACGTAGAGTAAATCCGCCTCTCGCGTCATATAAAACCTGCCAGGGCCTGGCGCTTTCAACTCCAGGCTCTCATTGACTGAAGTTAAAAAGCTTTCCTCCTCGGCCAGTTCCTCAAACAATTCTGATACGTTTTTCTTGGGAATTCCCAAAAGATCAACGGGAAAGCGAATCTTTGAGGTAAATGTGTATCTATACTTAAGCTCCCTCACCGCTCTTTTAGGGCCAAATATTGCTTTAACGATATGTTTGGGATAAATACTTCGCAGAACGTCCAGCGTCCATCGACTCATGACAAGAGCTCTCTCGGGGGAAGCACCCAATTTGCTCTTAATATACTATCGGTTGGAAGGATATAAAATCAACCGGTTGAATAGAACCCCCTTATGGATAGGGGAAATCGCCCAAAAAAAAGCAGATATTCGGAAATTCGCGGAAATTCGCGGAAAAAATGCTGTATGCCGCGAGCCCAAGCGCCCGGCCCAACCCTACTCAACGCGCCGGAACGGAACCCTTCCCGCAGCCACGCGGGGGCACTCTAGACAGATGTGTCAGCCGCGCGGAGGCCTCCAAGGATACGCCTCCTTGTTCCGCCATCCCGAATCATGCTAAAATCGGCCCAGGGCCGCGCGGTCTCATAGATACCAGGGAGTGCCTATTTGACCATTGTGCGGCTCTGGGCCGTAAAATATCGGCTGCTCAAACTCCCCATAATTATAACCATAAATGGTGTGCAATGTCAAGCGATAAATCACCTGACGTAGTGATTAACCCTATCTGTAAGAGAATCAAAGAGTTACGAGAAGAAAGGGGCTGGAATCAACGGGAGCTGGCCAACGCGGCCGGTATCCATCCCAACTTCATCAACCGGGTCGAGGCGGGAAAAGGCTTAAGCCTCGATAATCTCTGTAAGATTTTCGACGCCCTGGGAGTCTCTATAGAAGAACCTCATGAAGAGCGGGGCGTCCCCGCCTTCCGCGAGGACCGCCTGGCCCCCATGTACGGAAGGATGCGTCCGGAGAGCAGGAAGCTCCTGGAAGAGGTCCTTGCGGATCGCGAAGGGCGGAGCTACCTGCTCGAGCAGGCCCGGTTTTGGTTGAGCCGACGAAAGGGAAAATAGCGAAGGAGAAGCGCCACAGGGTCGCCGAGTGGCCGGTCAGCGAGCAACCGAGGGAGCGGCTTAGGGCGTTCGGCGCGCCCGCCTGCTCCGACGCGCAGCTTCTCGCCATCCTGCTTCGGACTGGCGACGGCAAGGTCGACCCTGTTACGCTCGCCCGCTCGCTCATTCACGAAT harbors:
- a CDS encoding class I SAM-dependent methyltransferase produces the protein MSRWTLDVLRSIYPKHIVKAIFGPKRAVRELKYRYTFTSKIRFPVDLLGIPKKNVSELFEELAEEESFLTSVNESLELKAPGPGRFYMTREADLLYVVVRLMKPDVVVETGVGAGKSSAFILKAMEKNGKGVLHSIDLPDEKQSSGWIVQDDLRSRWNLLLGTSEDILDPLLQEVSPIDIFLHDSDHSYENMMFEFTSAWPVLKSNGMLLAHDVGRNDSLFDFCRQINYRWTKVRTFHVLAGLKKS
- a CDS encoding helix-turn-helix transcriptional regulator, producing the protein MSSDKSPDVVINPICKRIKELREERGWNQRELANAAGIHPNFINRVEAGKGLSLDNLCKIFDALGVSIEEPHEERGVPAFREDRLAPMYGRMRPESRKLLEEVLADREGRSYLLEQARFWLSRRKGK